A segment of the Roseiconus lacunae genome:
ACGAGGTCGCCGGTGCGCATGGACTGCTCGTTGGTGGTGGCGTTAGCAATTACGTGTTACGCAGGGTTGCGGTGGGAAATGCACCTAGCGGTGCTGACACTTGTTACGGGATCGTTGACAAGGGCCAGAATGGGCTACATGAAGACTGTGTCTACATGGTTAGCAACGCGGGTTCCTTCGGCTGTGTCTTACTAAAAGGCGCAAAGAACGTTCGCTACGAACGGTGCCTCATGACAGTACAAACCGGTGGCGTCATCCGAACGGCACCGGGTTCGAGACTGGGAGGTGCTGGCCTGAACCAGGATGAGACTGAAGAAATCACGTTCAGCGATTGCACTCTCATCGCCGCGAATGACGTGGCTACATCGCAGTTGTTCCTGGAGATGAGCGATGCCGACACTCACAACATTAGCTTTGAGAACTGCCGGCTGATGGGCAATGCTGATGGCTTGGGCGCGGCTCCGCAAACCGTCTGGCCGTTATCAGGCGAAAACGCAAACACGTGGTCGCGTACTGCCGCCGTAGAAGGTGCTACTGGAGGCATTGAAGATCCGCCGGCATTGCCCGCCGAGGCCGCAGTGTTAGCAAACGTAGAGTACGGGTACGCGAGTGATCCTCGCACCGGATCACTCGCAGTGGGAGGAGTAACAGGATTTTCCGCTGCAGCGCTTAGCGAAATACTAACTGCGATGGGGCTAACTGAAGGATCACTTGATTCGAAACTAGGCAGTGTGGGTTCAACGACGAGTAAAGTCCTGGTGGCTGTCGATAGCATTGCGAAATCAACCAACCTTTCGGACACCCCTCTTGCCACACTGACAGCTAATGGCGGCGTAGATCAGGCTGCCTGGCAGATGGATACTTCGGTCTCCGAAGGCGCGTCCGGCATTGGCAGAACATTTTGGCAAGTTGGTAATTCGCAACGCGTTCGCCGCGTTGGAAAGCTGGTACAGGTGCAGCTACAAACTGCCGCGGTGCACGATTTTGGTGTCCCCGCAAAGATCAAGGTATTTCGATCTGGATCGGTTGTATCGGAATCAGAATGGTTCGATCTAAGCGACTCTGCCGGAGTTCGCCAAGTGATTGACTTAGTTACACCAATTGGTGTCCAAGTTGGCGACTATCTTGGGATCTATGTTTCCGACGCCGGGGCGGGAGATGCATCTGGTCTGGCTCTGACGAATGCGGCAGGCGAATCCGTCAAGTATGTCGACGGCGATGTGAATTCGGACGCAGTGTCGGCAACGCTCACCAATTACTCGATTAATCTTGCTGCTATGAGTATCGCGCCTCGACTCGCGATCACTGGCGACTCGATCGCAGAGGGTCACAATGGTGCAAGCGACTACCACGGTTTTCTTCATACCAGCAGTACACCTGGAGGTAATGAGGCGAGCGAGATTGGGCATGCGATTCGGAAAATCAAGGGGGACGCATTTGGGTACGAAAACCATGCACTGGGATCGCAAACTTTTGCATGGGTCCGATCGACCGGTGTGCCTTCCGCCGTGGCATCGCGGGCGCCGAATATTTTGATTCATTGCGGCGTCAACGACATCGCTCAGTCGCGGGAATGGTCGGACGTTGAGGCAGACCTAGACGCGATCCGCGCCGCAGTGCCAGCAAGCACGGCCCTGTACATAAACGAAATCCTACCGTGGACAGCGGGCAGCGACACACAAGCCGCGACGATCCGCGATTGGAACACCCGGCTTGCTGTGTGGTGCGATGAAAACAACGTATTGCTAATTCGGTGCCACGACGCGATGGGCCAAGTACGTGGAACCACTGGCGAAATTGACGATTTAGCAACCCAATACAATCAAGATGGCGTGCACCTTACCGAAGCCGGTGTAAACAAGATCGCCGAAATTGTTTCGTTCGTGCTTGCCGGTTCCGATATCGAAAGCTTGGGGCAAAAGATTGACGAAGTCGCCAACAGAACGAGCAAGTCTGCGATTCGCCAAAGCATTGGTGGCCGTTGGACCGACGAAGATGGCAAGACATTCGATTTGGAGATCACCGATACGCCATGAGTTTTGCGGATGTGTTCGGACAGGGGACGTCGGGTAGTGATCCCGCAGAAATTGCCGCTGCGATTATTGCGGAGCTTGGCGATCGACCGATCGTGGTGACTCGGAAGTCGCCCCAGTTCGATCCGAAGCAGGCGAAGTTTCGGTTGGTCGTCGGCGACGATTACTTGGTCGCGAATCATCGCCAAACATCGTTTGCGGTGGATTTTGATCGGACGCCGACTCCAGCTTGGACAGTTGAGGTCGCTGCGAAAGACAAGTACGGCAATCAGTTTGCCGGCGTCGGATCAATCGATGCGAATCCGGATCCAGAATCGGATTACATGATCACAATCCAGTGGCCCAGGGCGGACCTAATCCCAATGGATGCAACCGCCAACGGTGTGTGGATGGCTCGCGTGAAAGACGCCGAGGGCAACCAACAAACGGAAGTGTCCGGGCCGATTACCGTGGCGAATAGTTCGATCGATTAAGTTTTGCGCGCCCGACGCGTGAAGCAAACGCTGCCTACAATCAATACTACTCGATCCCCAAAGGAGGCCATTCATGGCCAAATTTTTGAGATCGGGCTAAAAACCTCGGTCACGAGGCCCACGGCACCTGCCCGATGGATTGACAGCGAATCCTGAAAGGTGAATCACACGTGGTTTCGTGGCGAGGCAAGGCATGGGGCCAGCCGGTGCGTTGTCGACCGGCTGGCTTTTTCTAACGAAACAAAATTCGGGCGATGTCGACTCAACCGTGGCCGGCGCCGATCGGTCAACCCTTGGAGAGTGGGCTAGCGATCGCGTTTCTTGTTCTTCATCGCGGCACGTCGCTCGGCAAGCGTGGGTTTGCGTTTCTTGTTGGCCGATGCATCGGCCTGGGCCTTGTTGCTGATGCCGGGGA
Coding sequences within it:
- a CDS encoding SGNH/GDSL hydrolase family protein; amino-acid sequence: MTIYVSTSGNDSNPGTIGSPKRAIAAAINTASSAGDSHVIVESGTYREGSTYGLDVPSISLDITVTSDTDDYDDVTISPGTDNASTALRCAQNMSHKLTLRGITLAPHGDADAFNFGTVFLHQNAGKIRFENCHIAHTGVNDEAVEARTSWSGVDAVAEFIDTKITGGKSGNPLVNFFGSSSATRRVVFEDCEVIHGGDSAAIQCANVGDVTASGGDNETIIRRGIWKTTSGSYAIHIGPVDAAQPTFNTFDYLIEDVKISVNEVAGAHGLLVGGGVSNYVLRRVAVGNAPSGADTCYGIVDKGQNGLHEDCVYMVSNAGSFGCVLLKGAKNVRYERCLMTVQTGGVIRTAPGSRLGGAGLNQDETEEITFSDCTLIAANDVATSQLFLEMSDADTHNISFENCRLMGNADGLGAAPQTVWPLSGENANTWSRTAAVEGATGGIEDPPALPAEAAVLANVEYGYASDPRTGSLAVGGVTGFSAAALSEILTAMGLTEGSLDSKLGSVGSTTSKVLVAVDSIAKSTNLSDTPLATLTANGGVDQAAWQMDTSVSEGASGIGRTFWQVGNSQRVRRVGKLVQVQLQTAAVHDFGVPAKIKVFRSGSVVSESEWFDLSDSAGVRQVIDLVTPIGVQVGDYLGIYVSDAGAGDASGLALTNAAGESVKYVDGDVNSDAVSATLTNYSINLAAMSIAPRLAITGDSIAEGHNGASDYHGFLHTSSTPGGNEASEIGHAIRKIKGDAFGYENHALGSQTFAWVRSTGVPSAVASRAPNILIHCGVNDIAQSREWSDVEADLDAIRAAVPASTALYINEILPWTAGSDTQAATIRDWNTRLAVWCDENNVLLIRCHDAMGQVRGTTGEIDDLATQYNQDGVHLTEAGVNKIAEIVSFVLAGSDIESLGQKIDEVANRTSKSAIRQSIGGRWTDEDGKTFDLEITDTP